In Candidatus Eremiobacteraceae bacterium, a single genomic region encodes these proteins:
- a CDS encoding PQQ-binding-like beta-propeller repeat protein translates to MHRHCLRSALPLLVIILCAATAAQAAAAPAGAQARAIGRLRATQAAPWPWMQAAPKPRSAPVLYPIDESSDAVVVGNTFPGSRIDIYADGNWLASGIANGYAARIFLPRLLSPGERVAATERTAVGPLISQAVAVNMDYTTYHFNNFRTGWDAFETTLTTANVASSSFGPLYTLNVDGEVLAQPLYVQQVVMPGIGTHDTLFTVTENDTAYAFDAETGAPLWTTSLANAANGDSPMPTRNTGNCLNIVPAIGVTSTPVIDVTTRTMYLVAKIKHLHFGVPSYFLMLHALDIRTGLDKPGSPIAITATYPVKGEAPLVFDAKREHQRPGLLLSRGVLYIGFGSYCDLFGPDAHGWLIAYSADTLSQLAVFNGSPNRTEGFASIWAGGFAPAADFQGNVYAVTGNGAFDGTANFGDSVLRLAANTLHVHDFFTPYNQADLDAKDFDLGSGGVMVIPSQAQGDPQLLVTAGKGKTLYLMDSASMGGFTPGGPDNVVEAIPDAVGQKLGVEGGPAYYVTPTGTPYIYYGGGQDFLKAWALSYQPKPSLSMISQSKTTLSGEGGTIPVVSSNLEVPGTGIVWVVDRPQQGGSNHNVGLEAYDATNLKKKLFATVVGVFGNPKGNLYSVPTVVNGRVYVSDGNQIVVYGLH, encoded by the coding sequence ATGCATCGGCACTGTCTGCGCTCGGCGCTGCCGCTTCTGGTCATCATCCTATGTGCGGCGACGGCGGCCCAAGCAGCTGCCGCTCCGGCAGGCGCGCAAGCCCGCGCCATCGGCCGGTTGCGCGCCACGCAAGCAGCTCCGTGGCCGTGGATGCAGGCGGCGCCAAAGCCTCGTTCCGCGCCGGTGCTCTACCCGATAGACGAATCGTCCGACGCGGTGGTAGTGGGAAACACGTTCCCCGGTTCGCGGATCGACATCTACGCCGATGGCAACTGGCTCGCATCCGGCATCGCAAACGGGTATGCGGCACGGATCTTTCTGCCGCGACTGCTCTCACCCGGAGAGCGCGTGGCCGCAACCGAACGCACAGCCGTCGGACCGCTCATCTCGCAAGCCGTTGCGGTCAACATGGACTACACAACGTATCATTTCAACAATTTCAGGACGGGGTGGGATGCGTTCGAAACGACGTTGACGACGGCCAACGTCGCAAGCTCCTCGTTCGGACCGCTCTACACGCTGAACGTGGACGGGGAAGTGCTTGCGCAACCGCTCTACGTGCAGCAAGTCGTGATGCCCGGTATCGGAACGCACGACACCCTTTTCACGGTGACGGAGAACGACACCGCATACGCGTTTGATGCCGAGACCGGCGCGCCGCTCTGGACGACAAGTCTCGCCAACGCTGCCAACGGCGACTCTCCGATGCCGACGCGCAACACCGGCAATTGCTTGAACATCGTTCCGGCCATCGGCGTCACATCCACGCCCGTCATCGACGTCACGACCCGAACCATGTATCTCGTCGCGAAAATCAAGCATCTGCACTTCGGCGTGCCATCGTACTTTCTTATGCTGCACGCGTTGGATATCCGCACCGGGCTCGACAAACCAGGCAGCCCGATAGCGATCACCGCAACGTATCCGGTGAAAGGCGAAGCCCCCTTAGTGTTCGATGCCAAACGCGAGCATCAGCGCCCCGGGCTCCTGCTTTCCCGCGGCGTTCTCTATATCGGGTTCGGCTCGTACTGCGATCTTTTCGGGCCGGATGCGCACGGCTGGCTGATCGCATATTCGGCCGACACGTTGAGTCAACTCGCCGTCTTCAACGGATCGCCGAACAGAACTGAAGGCTTCGCGAGCATTTGGGCCGGGGGATTCGCGCCCGCCGCGGATTTCCAAGGCAACGTTTACGCCGTCACCGGCAACGGCGCTTTCGACGGCACGGCGAATTTTGGCGACAGCGTGCTTCGCCTCGCCGCTAATACGCTTCACGTCCACGATTTCTTCACGCCATACAACCAGGCCGACCTGGATGCGAAGGACTTCGATTTAGGATCGGGCGGCGTCATGGTGATTCCGTCGCAGGCGCAGGGCGATCCGCAATTGCTCGTCACGGCCGGCAAAGGCAAGACGCTCTATCTCATGGACAGCGCCTCAATGGGCGGCTTCACGCCTGGCGGACCGGATAACGTCGTCGAAGCCATTCCGGACGCCGTAGGGCAGAAGCTCGGCGTCGAAGGCGGACCGGCATACTACGTGACGCCGACCGGCACGCCGTACATCTACTATGGCGGCGGCCAAGACTTCCTCAAGGCGTGGGCGCTATCGTACCAGCCGAAGCCTTCGCTCTCGATGATCAGTCAATCGAAGACCACGTTGTCGGGAGAAGGCGGCACGATTCCGGTTGTAAGCTCGAACCTCGAAGTTCCCGGGACCGGTATCGTCTGGGTCGTCGATCGCCCGCAGCAAGGCGGTTCGAACCACAACGTCGGATTGGAAGCGTACGACGCGACCAATCTCAAGAAGAAACTATTTGCCACGGTCGTCGGCGTGTTCGGCAATCCGAAAGGCAATCTCTATTCGGTCCCCACCGTTGTCAACGGTCGGGTGTACGTCTCCGATGGAAACCAGATCGTGGTGTACGGATTGCATTGA
- a CDS encoding PDZ domain-containing protein, with the protein MEESFGYYRYPSIADDLIAFVCEDSVWTVPASGGDASRLTGEQGEASYPRLSPDAKTIAFVGRDEGHPEIFVMPAAGGEARRVTFLGADQCIVSGWTPDGAEILFASDYQSPFVKETHVYAVRLSDGMVRAIGVGHAMVIALAPDGSVALGLNGVDPARWKRYRGGTAGDIWVSRAGDAQFRRLLKVPGNPVWPMWVGDRIFFVSDHEGVGNLYSCTSDGKEIRRHTDHVEYYVRFPSTDGTRIVYGAGAEIYSYDSRSDKSVRVAIDARSNPPQVRRKFLSAKTDLEHFAPHPDGHAVALIARGRPCTMSNWEDAVSTHGDGSRVRYRLAEWLPDGKRIVAVSDAEGEERIVVFSHDQLAPPATIAITGLDNGLGRAVAMRVAPKADVVAIGNHRYELILVDLTTGAARRIDRSPAARIEDLAWSPDGHWLAYSWAQFGDMSVLRIADAQNGETHDVTAALREDFSPSFDPDGKYLYFLSTRDFNPVYDMLQFDLGFPIAVRPFALPLRRDVPSPFVPAAKPVVHRALEDKAEEPPTPAPSHIGIDFDGIADRVIGFPVDEGRYEHLEAVKGRVLYTGFPMRSPLSPPGAGPEEPGGGTLWAFDLDDQRAFTLASDVSSFHVAADNRTVFYRSGDRLRAIDGLGKSFEGSERRVEPGRRSGWLDLGRASFELQPRDEWAQMYGEAWRLQRDHFWDDRMTGVDWQLVHDRYARLLPLVRTRAELSDLLWEMQGELGTSHAYESGGDHPRPRQYKRGFLGADLQYEEGAGGWRIDRVLRGDSWDRDADSPLAQPGSALREGDVLLAINGRALARDVSPGRLLVNEAGRDVALSVRSGDANVPRRVVVRALRDERPVRYRAWVTALRSRVHAATDGRVGYLHIPDMGPWGYAEFHRGYLLETHRDALIVDARYNRGGHVSALLLEKLARKRVGYDVSRWGHVLPYPPESVAGPIVAVTNQFAGSDGDIFSHFFKTYRLGPLVGKRTWGGVIGIWPRHPLVDGTVTTQPEFSTWANDVGWGLENYGTDPDFDVDISPNDAAAGRDPQIEKAIELALDALKKSPPVLPDFSTRPDLRIPGSLPPR; encoded by the coding sequence ATGGAAGAATCGTTTGGCTATTACCGCTATCCTTCGATAGCGGACGACCTCATCGCGTTTGTCTGCGAGGACAGCGTCTGGACCGTGCCGGCATCCGGCGGCGACGCTAGCCGACTGACGGGGGAGCAAGGCGAAGCCTCGTATCCGCGGCTTTCCCCAGATGCGAAGACCATCGCTTTCGTCGGTCGCGACGAAGGGCATCCCGAAATATTCGTCATGCCGGCTGCCGGCGGTGAGGCCCGTCGCGTGACCTTTCTCGGCGCGGACCAATGCATCGTCAGCGGATGGACGCCGGATGGTGCAGAGATACTTTTCGCGTCTGACTATCAATCGCCGTTCGTCAAGGAGACGCACGTCTACGCAGTCAGACTTTCGGATGGCATGGTGCGCGCGATCGGCGTTGGCCACGCGATGGTCATCGCGCTTGCCCCCGACGGCTCCGTGGCTCTCGGGCTCAACGGCGTCGATCCGGCGCGCTGGAAGCGATACCGCGGCGGCACCGCCGGCGATATATGGGTTTCGCGCGCAGGCGATGCGCAATTCCGGCGGCTGTTGAAGGTGCCTGGCAATCCGGTCTGGCCGATGTGGGTCGGCGACAGAATCTTCTTCGTCTCGGATCACGAGGGCGTGGGAAACCTCTATTCGTGCACGTCGGACGGCAAAGAAATCCGGCGTCACACGGATCACGTCGAATATTACGTCCGGTTTCCGTCCACCGACGGCACGCGCATCGTCTATGGCGCCGGCGCCGAGATCTACAGCTACGACTCGCGCTCGGACAAGTCGGTCCGCGTGGCGATCGACGCGCGCTCAAATCCGCCACAGGTGCGCCGCAAATTCTTGAGCGCCAAGACCGACCTCGAACATTTCGCGCCGCACCCGGACGGTCATGCTGTCGCGCTGATCGCGCGCGGACGGCCCTGCACGATGTCCAACTGGGAAGATGCTGTGAGCACACACGGCGACGGCAGCCGCGTGCGCTATCGGCTTGCGGAGTGGCTGCCGGACGGAAAACGAATCGTGGCCGTCAGCGACGCCGAAGGCGAGGAGCGGATCGTCGTCTTCTCCCACGATCAGCTGGCGCCCCCGGCGACGATCGCGATCACCGGACTCGACAACGGGTTGGGTCGCGCGGTCGCAATGCGCGTCGCACCGAAAGCCGATGTTGTGGCTATCGGCAACCATCGGTACGAATTGATTCTCGTCGACCTGACGACCGGAGCCGCCAGACGCATCGACCGCAGCCCGGCTGCGCGTATCGAGGATCTCGCTTGGTCCCCCGACGGTCACTGGCTCGCATATTCGTGGGCGCAGTTCGGCGACATGTCTGTCTTGCGGATCGCCGACGCGCAGAATGGTGAAACGCACGACGTGACGGCAGCGCTGCGCGAAGATTTCAGCCCGTCGTTCGACCCGGATGGAAAATACTTGTACTTCCTTTCGACCCGTGATTTCAATCCGGTCTACGACATGCTGCAATTCGATCTCGGCTTTCCCATCGCCGTGCGGCCTTTCGCGCTGCCGTTGCGCCGCGACGTGCCGTCTCCGTTCGTGCCGGCGGCCAAACCAGTCGTGCATCGAGCGCTTGAGGATAAGGCGGAAGAACCGCCGACGCCGGCGCCCTCGCATATCGGCATCGACTTCGACGGCATCGCGGATCGCGTGATCGGTTTTCCCGTCGACGAAGGCAGATACGAGCATCTCGAAGCCGTCAAAGGCCGCGTGCTCTACACGGGCTTTCCCATGCGCAGCCCACTATCGCCGCCGGGCGCCGGCCCCGAAGAGCCGGGCGGGGGGACGTTGTGGGCGTTTGATCTCGATGATCAGCGCGCATTCACGCTCGCCAGCGATGTCTCGTCGTTTCACGTCGCCGCCGACAATCGCACCGTCTTCTATCGCAGCGGCGATCGGTTGCGAGCGATCGACGGTCTCGGCAAGTCATTCGAAGGATCCGAGCGCCGCGTAGAGCCCGGACGCCGCAGTGGCTGGCTCGATCTCGGGCGCGCATCATTCGAGCTGCAGCCGCGCGACGAGTGGGCGCAGATGTACGGTGAGGCGTGGCGCCTGCAGCGCGACCACTTCTGGGATGACCGCATGACCGGCGTGGATTGGCAGCTCGTCCACGACCGCTACGCGCGCCTCCTTCCGCTGGTGCGGACGCGCGCCGAGCTGAGCGATCTCCTCTGGGAGATGCAAGGCGAGCTTGGCACTTCACATGCGTATGAAAGCGGCGGCGACCATCCGCGACCGCGTCAGTACAAGCGCGGATTTCTCGGCGCCGATCTCCAATACGAGGAGGGCGCGGGCGGCTGGCGGATCGACCGCGTGCTGCGCGGCGATTCATGGGATCGCGACGCGGACTCGCCGCTCGCCCAGCCGGGCAGCGCGCTGCGCGAGGGTGATGTGCTGCTCGCGATCAACGGGCGTGCGCTCGCGCGTGATGTATCACCGGGTCGCTTGCTTGTCAACGAAGCAGGTCGTGACGTGGCGCTGTCCGTGCGCAGCGGCGACGCGAATGTTCCGCGGCGGGTCGTTGTGCGCGCGTTGCGCGATGAACGGCCGGTTCGCTATCGCGCGTGGGTGACGGCGTTGCGCTCGCGCGTGCATGCAGCCACCGATGGGCGCGTCGGCTACCTCCATATCCCCGACATGGGTCCCTGGGGCTACGCGGAATTCCATCGCGGTTATCTGCTCGAGACACATCGCGATGCGCTGATCGTGGATGCGCGCTACAATCGCGGCGGTCACGTCTCGGCATTGCTCTTAGAGAAACTCGCGCGCAAACGTGTGGGATACGACGTCTCGCGTTGGGGACACGTGCTTCCCTATCCGCCGGAATCCGTCGCCGGTCCGATCGTGGCAGTCACGAATCAGTTCGCGGGTTCAGACGGCGACATCTTCAGCCACTTCTTCAAGACCTATCGGCTCGGTCCGCTGGTGGGGAAGCGCACGTGGGGCGGCGTGATCGGCATCTGGCCGCGGCATCCCCTCGTAGACGGCACCGTCACCACGCAACCGGAGTTCTCAACGTGGGCAAACGATGTCGGCTGGGGACTTGAGAACTACGGGACCGATCCCGACTTCGACGTGGACATCTCGCCGAACGACGCTGCCGCCGGCCGCGATCCGCAGATCGAAAAAGCGATCGAGCTCGCGCTTGACGCGCTGAAAAAATCGCCGCCGGTCTTACCTGATTTCTCGACGCGCCCGGATCTTCGCATCCCGGGATCGCTTCCGCCGCGCTAG
- a CDS encoding kelch repeat-containing protein, whose translation MPTPRVFLAIGVINGLLYAVGGYSRSCGTDGLCNTLEVYNPSSNTWSTRAPMPTPRYGLAVGVVRGELYAVGGNTVANQLNTVEAYNPATDTWKTKASMPTARSLLCAGVVNGKLYAIGGWNGAPKNGWVNTVEAYDPSKDTWTTLPTMPTARDVAAAGVVKGILYVVGGMNPGALSTVEAYDPLLNSWSTKAPMPNPRESLAAGVIQGLLYEVGGTYKLNNGIVNTVAAYDPATNAWTTKAPMPTARAQLAAGVVSGVLYAAGGEDSNRITVDTVEAFSPK comes from the coding sequence ATGCCGACGCCGCGCGTCTTCCTTGCTATTGGAGTTATCAACGGACTCCTATATGCAGTCGGTGGCTATTCTCGGAGTTGCGGAACGGACGGCCTTTGCAACACATTGGAGGTCTACAATCCATCCAGCAACACCTGGTCGACAAGAGCGCCGATGCCAACGCCGCGTTATGGGCTCGCCGTTGGAGTTGTCCGTGGCGAACTGTATGCGGTGGGTGGCAACACCGTTGCTAACCAACTGAACACGGTAGAGGCCTATAATCCGGCGACGGATACTTGGAAAACCAAGGCATCTATGCCAACCGCTCGTTCTTTACTGTGCGCTGGCGTTGTCAACGGCAAATTGTATGCCATCGGCGGCTGGAACGGCGCACCCAAAAACGGTTGGGTTAACACCGTTGAGGCTTACGATCCATCGAAAGATACATGGACCACGCTCCCGACGATGCCGACAGCGAGAGACGTTGCAGCTGCAGGCGTTGTCAAGGGCATACTCTATGTTGTCGGTGGCATGAATCCGGGTGCTCTTTCCACTGTTGAAGCTTATGATCCGCTGCTGAATTCATGGTCGACAAAAGCACCGATGCCAAACCCGCGCGAATCGCTTGCCGCGGGCGTGATTCAAGGCCTCTTGTACGAAGTCGGTGGCACCTACAAACTCAACAACGGAATCGTTAACACCGTTGCTGCTTATGATCCAGCGACGAACGCCTGGACGACAAAGGCTCCGATGCCGACCGCGCGTGCGCAACTTGCTGCGGGCGTCGTCAGCGGTGTGCTCTACGCCGCGGGCGGAGAAGATAGCAACCGTATCACTGTCGACACCGTTGAGGCGTTTAGTCCAAAATAA
- a CDS encoding PaaI family thioesterase, with protein sequence MADQTPAELAPASRTRTVSWGDPAIALHAAPGRSGLELLRGILFGDIPAPPMAALIGLEPVSAESGSVVFALTPGEHLYNPLGVVHGGALATLLDTALGCAVLSVLPKGRSYTTVELHINFVAPVTLSTGRVVCNAVVLHAGGRMATAEAKLRDVNGKLYAHATTTCFILAAAASPP encoded by the coding sequence GTGGCTGACCAAACACCCGCAGAACTAGCGCCCGCGTCTCGGACGCGAACCGTATCCTGGGGTGATCCGGCGATCGCGCTTCATGCCGCGCCAGGCCGCTCTGGATTGGAACTTCTTCGCGGAATACTCTTCGGTGACATACCGGCGCCGCCGATGGCGGCATTGATCGGTCTCGAACCGGTCTCGGCCGAGTCCGGAAGCGTCGTCTTCGCGCTGACGCCGGGAGAGCATCTCTACAATCCGCTGGGCGTCGTCCATGGCGGCGCGCTTGCGACGCTGCTCGACACTGCGCTCGGCTGCGCGGTGCTTTCAGTTCTCCCGAAAGGGCGAAGCTACACGACCGTCGAGCTGCACATCAACTTCGTCGCTCCCGTCACCCTCTCGACTGGGCGCGTCGTCTGCAACGCGGTCGTGCTGCATGCGGGCGGCCGAATGGCAACGGCCGAGGCAAAACTGCGCGACGTCAACGGGAAGCTCTACGCGCACGCGACCACGACATGCTTCATTCTCGCCGCGGCGGCTTCACCGCCGTAA
- a CDS encoding efflux RND transporter permease subunit, translating into MWLTRFALKQPTIITLFFAAVVAFGIVGFFMMGQNVNPNVQFPGVEVDAAYPGASPEEMERLVVRPIEDQLQNVRHVDQIFSRSTEGGATISVQFKLGTDVNAGANDVQQAVDQARAFQPPDLNPPQLQRADTGSQSIMTYAITSASMSPVALSDLVQQEVIPALRGIKGVGTISTGGDFTREIHVNPDPTRLMGAGATLLDVSNALAAGNVSLPGGRLDQGATEATVGVRADITDPADFAQLPVSVPGAPPDSLKVGDLATISDTHADQLVISTLNGKPAIVLNVSHDSDGDTASTTKLVRAKLADLATQNPHVHFQEIQADEDFLKEAVAGVGQNLAEGIFLTALVLLLFLHMWRSAAVVMIAIPTSILATFFVMWMLGFSIDLLSLMGLSLTIGILVDDSIVVIENITRHREMGKRADEAALVGRTEIGGAAVAITLVDVVVFAPIAFMGGIVGEFLREYALVIVTATMFSLLVSFTLTPLLAAKWAVLRKPKESRLAFVRAFTNWFDGIRKAYHDRALPLALRHPWIVMSTSLVLVLGALVLIGSGVIPFEFQPNTEYGTAIANLQYPIGTSLRATQAGTDRVAAVFMKDPRVKDVVETIGGDGTYTSSIQIDLLTKYRHDEHKIVDQLNTMSWMVPGALLTSGGAQNGGGAAITYTLSGPADALDAASAKLADFIKRLPNATGVNATSLMTGPRLEVRVDRARATALDVSPADAAGTARAAVGGVIATKVRSDQGLIDTVVQFAPDVRNNVHNLETTPVRALNGQLVPLGDVATFNWIREPPVLRRIDRERIVRVFANTLHNAPIGPIDSKVQAALKSPGFLPAGVHVASEGDVQFLQDTMTKIGIALTTSFVLIYMLLVILYRNYLTPVVIMASIPVAIVGAAGILVVANALHAVFPDAAAFEGQTLNIFSMLGIVMLMGLVAKNGILLVDYANTLHEQRGLTLNEAIVESASIRFRPIVMTTASMIVGMLPLALGITEGAQFRQSMAMVIIGGLASSLFMTLFLVPAVYIKLVGFVERRRARAAERRLELLELDPELAEAL; encoded by the coding sequence ATGTGGCTGACGAGATTCGCGCTCAAGCAACCCACGATTATCACGCTGTTTTTCGCGGCAGTTGTGGCCTTTGGCATCGTCGGTTTCTTCATGATGGGGCAGAACGTCAACCCCAACGTCCAGTTCCCGGGCGTGGAAGTGGACGCGGCCTACCCCGGCGCCAGCCCGGAGGAGATGGAACGGCTGGTCGTCCGGCCGATCGAGGATCAGCTGCAAAACGTCCGCCACGTCGATCAGATCTTCTCGCGGTCGACCGAAGGCGGCGCTACGATCTCCGTCCAGTTCAAGCTGGGCACCGACGTCAACGCCGGGGCAAACGATGTCCAGCAGGCCGTGGACCAAGCGCGGGCATTCCAGCCGCCTGACCTCAATCCGCCCCAGTTACAGCGCGCCGATACCGGCTCTCAGTCGATCATGACGTATGCGATCACGTCGGCGAGCATGTCGCCGGTGGCGCTCTCGGATCTCGTCCAACAAGAGGTCATCCCGGCACTGCGCGGCATCAAGGGCGTGGGGACGATCAGCACCGGCGGCGATTTCACTCGGGAGATCCACGTCAACCCCGACCCCACACGCTTGATGGGCGCGGGCGCGACGCTTCTCGACGTGAGCAACGCGCTTGCCGCGGGGAACGTCAGCTTGCCGGGCGGCCGGCTCGACCAGGGAGCGACCGAAGCCACCGTGGGCGTGCGCGCGGACATCACCGATCCCGCCGACTTCGCACAGCTGCCCGTGAGCGTGCCGGGCGCCCCGCCCGATTCGCTCAAAGTGGGCGACCTCGCCACGATCAGCGATACGCATGCCGATCAACTCGTGATCTCCACGCTGAACGGCAAGCCCGCGATCGTCTTGAATGTTTCGCACGACTCCGACGGCGACACCGCTTCGACCACAAAACTGGTCCGCGCAAAACTCGCAGACCTCGCAACACAGAATCCGCACGTCCACTTCCAAGAGATACAGGCGGATGAGGACTTTCTGAAGGAAGCCGTCGCCGGCGTCGGCCAGAACCTCGCCGAAGGCATTTTCCTGACCGCGCTCGTGCTGCTGCTCTTCCTGCACATGTGGCGCAGCGCGGCCGTCGTCATGATCGCGATTCCTACATCGATTCTTGCGACGTTCTTCGTGATGTGGATGCTTGGGTTCTCCATCGACTTGCTCTCGCTCATGGGACTCTCGCTGACCATAGGAATTTTAGTCGACGACTCCATTGTGGTCATCGAAAACATCACCAGGCATCGAGAAATGGGAAAGCGCGCCGACGAAGCAGCGCTCGTCGGCCGGACCGAGATCGGCGGAGCCGCCGTGGCCATAACGCTCGTGGATGTCGTCGTGTTTGCGCCCATCGCCTTCATGGGCGGCATCGTCGGCGAGTTCCTTCGGGAATACGCGCTCGTGATCGTGACCGCGACGATGTTCTCGCTGCTCGTCTCCTTCACGCTGACGCCGCTCCTTGCCGCCAAATGGGCGGTCTTGCGCAAGCCCAAAGAGAGCAGGCTCGCATTTGTGCGCGCGTTCACGAACTGGTTCGACGGAATCCGCAAAGCATACCACGATCGCGCTCTTCCGTTAGCACTGCGGCATCCGTGGATCGTCATGAGCACCTCGCTCGTACTCGTGCTCGGCGCGCTCGTTCTCATTGGGTCCGGCGTCATACCGTTCGAGTTCCAACCGAACACCGAATACGGCACGGCGATCGCGAACCTGCAATATCCGATCGGAACGTCGCTTCGCGCGACGCAAGCCGGTACCGACCGGGTCGCCGCTGTCTTCATGAAAGATCCGCGCGTCAAAGACGTCGTGGAGACCATCGGCGGCGACGGCACGTATACGTCCTCCATCCAGATCGATCTCCTGACGAAGTATCGCCACGACGAGCACAAGATCGTCGACCAGCTCAACACCATGTCGTGGATGGTACCCGGGGCGCTGCTGACATCGGGCGGCGCGCAGAACGGCGGCGGAGCGGCGATCACGTACACGCTGAGCGGACCGGCCGATGCGCTCGACGCCGCCTCTGCAAAGCTTGCCGACTTCATCAAGAGACTGCCGAATGCGACCGGCGTGAACGCGACGAGCCTGATGACCGGGCCGCGACTTGAAGTCCGAGTGGATCGAGCGCGGGCGACGGCGCTTGACGTGTCGCCCGCCGACGCCGCCGGCACGGCACGCGCAGCAGTGGGAGGCGTCATCGCCACGAAGGTTCGCAGCGATCAGGGCCTCATCGACACCGTCGTCCAGTTCGCGCCCGACGTCCGCAACAACGTGCACAATCTGGAAACCACGCCTGTCCGGGCCTTGAATGGTCAACTCGTGCCGCTAGGCGACGTCGCGACCTTCAACTGGATCCGCGAACCGCCAGTGCTGCGACGGATCGATCGCGAGCGGATCGTCCGCGTCTTCGCCAACACGCTCCACAACGCGCCGATCGGACCGATCGATAGCAAGGTGCAGGCAGCGCTCAAGAGTCCGGGCTTCTTACCCGCGGGCGTTCACGTCGCCTCGGAAGGTGACGTCCAGTTCCTGCAAGACACGATGACGAAGATCGGCATCGCGCTCACCACATCGTTCGTGTTGATCTACATGCTGCTCGTGATACTCTATCGCAACTATCTGACGCCGGTCGTGATCATGGCTTCAATCCCAGTGGCCATCGTCGGAGCGGCGGGTATTCTCGTCGTCGCGAATGCTCTTCACGCGGTGTTTCCGGATGCTGCCGCGTTTGAAGGTCAGACGCTCAACATATTTTCCATGCTCGGTATCGTGATGCTCATGGGCCTCGTCGCGAAGAATGGCATCCTGCTCGTGGACTATGCGAACACGCTTCACGAACAGCGCGGCCTGACGCTGAACGAAGCGATCGTCGAGTCCGCCTCGATCCGGTTCCGGCCGATCGTGATGACCACGGCATCGATGATCGTCGGCATGCTGCCGCTCGCATTAGGGATCACCGAAGGCGCGCAGTTCCGTCAGTCCATGGCCATGGTGATCATCGGCGGACTGGCCTCATCGCTGTTCATGACTCTGTTCCTCGTGCCGGCGGTCTACATCAAACTCGTCGGGTTCGTCGAACGGCGTCGCGCCAGAGCGGCCGAGCGGCGACTCGAACTGCTCGAGCTCGATCCAGAACTCGCCGAAGCGCTCTAG
- a CDS encoding NIPSNAP family protein, producing the protein MIAVFIRYQIDPFQRDVFKTYAENWGRIIPRCGGHLIGYFLPHEGTNDVGWGLIGFDSLASYEQYRARLRSDPEGRANFEMAQSKRLILREERNFVEVVDGTFEIPRKP; encoded by the coding sequence ATGATCGCAGTCTTCATCCGATACCAAATCGATCCGTTCCAACGCGACGTATTCAAGACGTATGCCGAGAACTGGGGCCGCATCATCCCGCGCTGCGGCGGTCACCTCATCGGGTACTTTCTCCCGCACGAAGGCACGAATGACGTCGGCTGGGGATTGATCGGCTTCGATAGCCTCGCGTCGTACGAGCAATATCGCGCCCGGCTGAGGTCAGATCCCGAAGGCCGCGCGAACTTCGAGATGGCTCAATCGAAGCGGTTGATTTTGCGCGAAGAACGCAATTTCGTCGAGGTCGTCGACGGCACGTTTGAGATTCCGCGGAAGCCGTGA
- a CDS encoding redoxin domain-containing protein, with amino-acid sequence MEAKAYAASLADFAKLGATVVGISTDPVDVLAKFQTATSAPQRFVSDPNGAVAKAYGVSFAYNGAVLADRVTFVIGKDGKVLFALREPSPLTNVQTTLAWLTKHPQN; translated from the coding sequence ATCGAGGCGAAAGCCTATGCCGCCAGTCTGGCGGACTTTGCAAAGCTCGGCGCGACGGTCGTCGGGATCTCCACCGACCCTGTCGATGTGCTGGCGAAATTTCAGACCGCGACGTCGGCTCCGCAGCGTTTCGTCTCCGATCCGAACGGAGCGGTCGCAAAGGCCTATGGCGTTTCGTTTGCGTACAACGGAGCCGTGCTCGCCGATCGCGTCACGTTCGTCATCGGCAAGGATGGAAAAGTCCTGTTCGCGCTCCGGGAGCCGTCGCCGCTCACAAACGTTCAGACGACGCTGGCGTGGCTGACCAAACACCCGCAGAACTAG